In Larimichthys crocea isolate SSNF chromosome VII, L_crocea_2.0, whole genome shotgun sequence, the genomic stretch CttcaccaagcagcaacctctgtggctgtgaagccgacacaggaagtgacacaaactgcagttcctctaacgtccacttgaggctggctcaagaatgagtcagtctccataagtccccatgccCAAATGTTCCAATCACTTCATTACAGCCGGTACATCCAAGATTTTGGACAGTTTTGAATGAAAACTTCAGAGGACCCAGGTCGTTCCTTGAGGAACTCCGTCATCATTTCTAGCTCTTTAACATCTTTCGATGTTCTTCCTTCCAAACGTGACACCAGCgctcatttttcatgtttcatcgCGTTGTTAAATCCAGAACATAACCTTAGCCCGTCACTCAAGGGGAACCTCCACCCTACAAAACCAACACACCCACCACGAGAGAGGAGTCCACGAGCTGTGAATGGTCTTAAGGTGGAATTCACCCTTAAAACATGCTGTGAAAACTAATAAGGTGGACTGGATTCAGCACTGTGTGATTACAGTAATAAGGAGAAGCCCTCACTGTCATTATGTGTTGACAGTGATGCAACATGGTCGGAggctcatcttcctcctcctcctcctcctcctctcccccgtccctccctccttcagtTTCCTGTCCCACTTGGCTGCAGGTCAACATCAGGATCCCCGCTGAAGCCGAGCGTCTCAGGTTCGCTCTGCGACTTTTCCACGACTGAAAGAGCTCCTCCAGGATCACGTGAAGTCAGCCCACGGGTTCGTTATCCACCTCGCTCGTTAACATAATTACACAGAATGCAGCAGAGATACAAGAAATTAACGAAAGGAGTCGAAGCGGGCGGAGCAATCTAAGCAGAAAAACGAGTTGGTCAGCGAGCTGTTTTCACTCTTTGAGTTGTTATtgttctcaaacacacacacacacacacacacacacacacacaggcctatTATGGTAGTTGGTGGTTCAGATTCCCAGTGAGCGTGACATCATGTAGCCTCAATCAAAACCAGACTGCAGCGAGCGAAAAACCTCAAATACAGAGAGCAGCAGGAATGAAGGcttacattacacacacacacacacacacacacacacacacacacacacacacacacttatcatCTATCAGACCTCTTTCCATCAGGACAGAGGAATTCTGGGATTGTTGCTGCAGTTTGAAGAACAAACTTTGAATGACTCAAACGTGTCCGGTTAAATGAAGCGTTTCTATGACAACtgaggcgcacacacacacacacacacacacacacacacacacacacacagtcgtggTGTGAGCTTGACCTCCGAGCTTGCACGTCAGGAGGGATTAAccaacgaagaagaagaaaaagaaagatgtgtgGTGATGAGAGAGAACGCTGGAGGTTCGTCCTCTGTGGAAGGTCAAAGAGACAcgactgacagacagctgatAAACCTGATGAcagccgagtgtgtgtgtgtgtgtgtgtgtgtgtgtgtgtgtgtgcctccgTCTGCCTGACTGGAGTGTGAAACATCCTTTTGAAGTAAAAGAGAATTTACTGCTGCTTTCATCGTCTGccatcacacccacacacacacacacactcagcaccTGGACCAATGATGGATGAAACCGACACAATCAAACAACCGAGTCAGCAAATTCTCACTCACCATTTTTCATTCAAaactccctttaaaaaaaaaaaaccttcatatTTCACCGGCGCAGAGAGACGAGAATGTCTGACACATTCCTCAGCTGAACCGGTAACAGGAACGTTCGTAACACCggtgaacacagtaacagaacctctgaaccagcagtgtccagtctaacagtgaacacagcagcctatcgaggtggttttcttgaaAACATTGCTAAGTAGCTGTAGAGCTAAAGCTAACACTTTGTTTTGGAGCTCGTGTAtcaaacccggcaagaaaaccagctCGGAGGTTGTATGGCACCAGCTGCGATGCATAGTGGTGAGAGTGACAATCAATACCCACAACGAGCCCCCCCCATCTGACGGTAtttgtttgattaatggttTATGATTGCTTTTGGTGGCTGATTGGACTAATTATCAGTTAATTATCATGGTTTCACAGCAGCGTGCTGTCAGCTGGTTGCATGTTTTTAAGCTATTTTcctaattaaacaataaaaagctcGTTTGGACTCTGCTCGCTATACTGTGTgaccacaaacagaaacacatgtggGATGTTTGGCTACAAACAAGACGAAACGTTTAAGTGAAAGTTTGAGAAATGTTTCTCAAACGTTACATTTCATAACTATGATATCTATggagcaacagtgtgtgtgtgtgtggaggccaGCAGCAGGTAAACTGGCccagagacattcacacctggCCAGTAAATCAAGACTACAGCGagcccctcccacacacacacacgcacacacagctccttcatgtttcagagactacgtccaggttttagacagtctgcggggacgtcacggagactacgtccaggttttagacagtctgcggggacgtcacggagactacgagAAACATTTTCTGGACGTGTCAAAAGAATAAAACCTGAATTATGTCCGTTACATTCAGAATAAGATCAAACCGGACATCATCTGACTGTTGGCTACCTTTTGGACTAAAGTCCGGTCCCTGTGCGGTTTCCTAAAACTCGCAGTAAAGCTCTGGGTGACTCGCTGGAGACACTATACAGCCCATCTGTCCTGGGAAGACCTCAGGATACACCATGAGGAGCTGAAGAACATTTATGGAACAAACTGAGCCTGTCGTGGCAACAACAAGAACTTTAAGTGGATGAACGGATTACGCTGCAGTGTACTTCACTTGGACAGAAGTCATGAAGACCTCCTCCATCTCTGGTTAGACGTCATGTGGACGATGTCTTACCTCCACGATGCTCTTCAGATCTCTGACGTAGGCTTGTTCCGTCTCTACGATCTCCAGCGCAACTCGCTCCAGCCGTGAAAGCTGTCTGGGCGTCACCactgccgccgccgctgccaTTGAATTGGCGACATGTCCATTAGGGGGGTGACCTCCACCTGTCACCTTGGTGGCGaccccacctcctcttcctcctcctccatgtggCGTGACGAGGGGCGTCAGATCCAGGCTGATGTCTGAGCCGTTCCTTTTCGGCGTGGAGGACGatgacgatgaggaggaggcgTTGTACGTCGGCACGGCGCCGTacggcagagaggaagaggaggaggaggacgaggaggagtgggaggtgTCCTGCAGGGAGacggaggaggcagaggaggagagggagagggaggcgGGACGCTCGCCGTCCGAACAGACAGTGTTGACGGAGGTGCAGGAGGACGAGGCTCCTCGCTCACCGGACGACATCATCCTACCCACAATCCCACTCAGAGACGAGACTGAGGAGGGACGCTTGGcggctgcagagacagagagaagacaaagaagcaTCAGCTGATTTTATCCAATCACAACAAGACAGtgaagtgtagctgctgttagctctgcaGGGTTAAACAGCTCGTGAGAAGAACAGACTTCATTAAAGCATTTGTACGTCTGCGTCAATAAAAACAGACGAAGATTCAACAAGAGGACAGAGAACagaaaatccatccatccaaaccCGTCCGGCAGGTTTCCCTCTTTATTTCTGATTAAAATTCTTTGTCTTCAATCTGAAATTAAAGACAGATGtagagtttgttttctgttcaaacAGCTGGCTGTGTTACACCTGCACCGTTAAAACTCTTTCCAACAAGAACAAACCCTCCGAGCAGCTCG encodes the following:
- the LOC113745994 gene encoding cell wall integrity and stress response component 1-like isoform X2; translation: MMSSGERGASSSCTSVNTVCSDGERPASLSLSSSASSVSLQDTSHSSSSSSSSSSLPYGAVPTYNASSSSSSSSTPKRNGSDISLDLTPLVTPHGGGGRGGGVATKVTGGGHPPNGHVANSMAAAAAVVTPRQLSRLERVALEIVETEQAYVRDLKSIVEVRHRPHDV
- the LOC113745994 gene encoding putative protein TPRXL isoform X1; this translates as MPEGSRRGSQRSPSNTAAKRPSSVSSLSGIVGRMMSSGERGASSSCTSVNTVCSDGERPASLSLSSSASSVSLQDTSHSSSSSSSSSSLPYGAVPTYNASSSSSSSSTPKRNGSDISLDLTPLVTPHGGGGRGGGVATKVTGGGHPPNGHVANSMAAAAAVVTPRQLSRLERVALEIVETEQAYVRDLKSIVEVRHRPHDV